The DNA window AACGTCGTCATCGACAAGAAGTTCGGCGCCCCCACCATCACCAACGACGGCGTCACCATCGCGCGCGAGGTCGAGCTGGACGACCCGTACGAGAACCTGGGCGCGCAGCTCGTGAAGGAGGTGGCGACCAAGACCAACGACATCGCGGGTGACGGCACCACCACCGCCACCGTGCTGGCCCAGGCGCTGGTCCGCGAGGGTCTGCGCAACGTCGCCGCGGGCGCGTCCCCGGCCGCCCTGAAGAAGGGCATCGACGCCGCGGTCAAGGCCGTGTCCGAGGAACTCCTCGCGACCGCCCGCCCGATCGAGGACAAGTCCGACATCGCCGCCGTGGCCGCGCTCTCCGCGCAGGACCAGCAGGTCGGCGAGCTCATCGCCGAGGCGATGGACAAGGTCGGCAAGGACGGTGTCATCACCGTCGAGGAGTCCAACGCCTTCGGCCTGGAGCTGGAGTTCACCGAGGGCATGGCCTTCGACAAGGGCTACCTCTCGCCGTACATGGTCTCCGACCAGGAGCGTATGGAGGCCGTCCTCGACGACCCGTACATCCTGATCAACCAGGGCAAGATCTCCTCCATCCAGGACCTCCTGCCGCTGCTCGAGAAGGTCATCCAGGCCGGCGCCTCGAAGCCGCTGCTGATCATCGCCGAGGACGTCGAGGGCGAGGCGCTCTCCACCCTCGTCGTCAACAAGATCCGCGGCACCTTCAACGCGGTCGCCGTCAAGGCCCCCGGCTTCGGCGACCGCCGCAAGGCGATGCTGCAGGACATGGCCACCCTCACCGGTGCCACCGTCATCGCCGAGGAGGTCGGCCT is part of the Streptomyces subrutilus genome and encodes:
- the groL gene encoding chaperonin GroEL (60 kDa chaperone family; promotes refolding of misfolded polypeptides especially under stressful conditions; forms two stacked rings of heptamers to form a barrel-shaped 14mer; ends can be capped by GroES; misfolded proteins enter the barrel where they are refolded when GroES binds); amino-acid sequence: MPKILKFDEDARRALERGVNKLADTVKVTIGPKGRNVVIDKKFGAPTITNDGVTIAREVELDDPYENLGAQLVKEVATKTNDIAGDGTTTATVLAQALVREGLRNVAAGASPAALKKGIDAAVKAVSEELLATARPIEDKSDIAAVAALSAQDQQVGELIAEAMDKVGKDGVITVEESNAFGLELEFTEGMAFDKGYLSPYMVSDQERMEAVLDDPYILINQGKISSIQDLLPLLEKVIQAGASKPLLIIAEDVEGEALSTLVVNKIRGTFNAVAVKAPGFGDRRKAMLQDMATLTGATVIAEEVGLKLDQAGLDVLGSARRVTISKDDTTIVDGGGSHEDVVGRVNQIKAEIESTDSDWDREKLQERLAKLAGGVCVIKVGAATEVELKEKKHRLEDAISATRAAVEEGIVSGGGSALVHAVKVLEGNLGLTGDEATGVAVVRRAAVEPLRWIAENAGLEGYVITSKVAELDKGQGFNAATGEYGDLVKAGVIDPVKVTRSALENAASIASLLLTTETLVVEKPAEEEGDAGHGHGHGHSH